In the Bacillota bacterium LX-D genome, one interval contains:
- a CDS encoding ABC transporter ATP-binding protein — protein sequence MLTIQNVHKIFNAGSVNEKVALNGVNINLQSGDFVTVIGGNGAGKSTLLNAIAGGFMIDQGSISIGEAKISSQPEHKRAACIGRVFQDPMLGTAASMTVEENLAMAYRRGKSRGLKWGITKGERALFKEQLTQLDLGLENRLKTKVGLLSGGQRQALTLLMATLIKPELLLLDEHTAALDPKTAQKVLNLTEKLIDKYKLTTIMITHNMKDALHYGNRMIMMHEGKIVLDLDEQTKKKMQVEDLLKLFASTSGNSLDNDRLLLA from the coding sequence ATGCTTACCATTCAAAATGTTCACAAGATATTTAATGCAGGCAGTGTCAACGAAAAAGTTGCCTTAAATGGAGTAAACATCAACTTACAGTCGGGGGATTTTGTTACTGTTATTGGAGGCAACGGTGCTGGTAAATCAACTTTACTCAATGCCATAGCCGGCGGCTTTATGATTGATCAAGGCTCCATTAGCATTGGAGAAGCTAAAATCAGTTCTCAACCGGAACACAAGAGAGCTGCCTGTATAGGCAGAGTATTTCAAGACCCTATGTTAGGGACAGCTGCGTCCATGACTGTAGAAGAGAATTTAGCCATGGCTTACCGCAGAGGTAAGTCCAGAGGTTTAAAATGGGGAATTACTAAGGGAGAAAGGGCTTTATTTAAGGAACAGTTGACTCAGTTAGATTTAGGCTTAGAAAACCGTTTAAAAACCAAAGTGGGACTACTTTCTGGCGGTCAGCGCCAGGCATTAACCCTTTTAATGGCCACCTTAATTAAGCCGGAGCTTTTATTATTAGATGAACATACAGCTGCTTTAGATCCTAAAACAGCGCAAAAAGTATTGAACTTAACTGAAAAGCTTATTGATAAATATAAATTAACGACCATTATGATAACGCATAATATGAAGGATGCTTTACACTACGGCAATCGTATGATAATGATGCACGAGGGTAAAATTGTTTTAGACCTAGATGAGCAAACCAAGAAAAAAATGCAAGTGGAAGATTTATTAAAATTATTTGCAAGTACCAGCGGAAATTCCTTAGACAATGACCGTTTACTGCTGGCTTAA
- a CDS encoding CBS domain-containing protein, translated as MNIAFFLLPKKDVVYLTSKSTIRQALEKMEHHRYTAVPIIDQCGKYVGTLTEGDLLWKIKNTPDLTFSNAHKHTLAEVPRRVTNKAVFIDAEMLDLLELAEMQNFVPVVDDCGIFIGIVRRREIIEYCSQLLNLKQGRQLSISNG; from the coding sequence ATGAACATCGCCTTTTTTCTGTTGCCAAAAAAAGATGTTGTCTATTTAACATCAAAGTCAACTATTAGGCAAGCTTTAGAAAAAATGGAACATCATCGGTATACGGCTGTACCAATTATTGATCAGTGCGGAAAATATGTGGGTACTTTAACAGAGGGAGATCTCCTTTGGAAAATCAAAAATACACCTGATTTAACTTTTTCCAATGCCCACAAGCATACTTTAGCAGAAGTACCACGGAGGGTAACAAATAAAGCTGTATTTATTGACGCTGAAATGCTGGATTTGCTCGAATTAGCGGAAATGCAGAATTTTGTACCAGTAGTCGACGATTGTGGTATCTTTATTGGTATTGTACGGCGCAGAGAAATTATTGAATATTGTTCCCAATTATTAAATCTTAAGCAAGGAAGACAACTAAGCATCAGTAACGGATAG
- a CDS encoding malic enzyme-like NAD(P)-binding protein has translation MSLREEALQLHVKHTGKLKIESKVPVTNGYELSLAYTPGVAEPCKEIAAEIDKVYDYTNKGNMVAVVSNGTAVLGLGNIGPEAALPVMEGKAVLFKTFAGIDAFPICIHSTDVEEVVGIVKNLEPTFGGINLEDIAAPSCFEIERRLKEECTIPVFHDDQHGTAIVVAAAMLNAVKLVKKDLKKIKVVVNGAGSAGIAITKLLMKIGIQNPILCDRQGALYEGCPGLNTAQGEMVKITNREKIQGTLAEILPGADVFVGVSAGNILNGEMVKTMASNPVILAMANPVPEILPDEAKKAGAKVIGTGRSDFPNQVNNSLAFPGVFRGALDVRATDINEEMKIAAAYAIAGLVDDQDLKEDFIMPDPFDPRIAPTVAASVAKAAMDSGAARIKVDPEEVAAKVKKLIS, from the coding sequence ATGTCTTTAAGAGAAGAAGCATTACAATTGCATGTCAAGCATACAGGTAAGCTAAAAATAGAAAGCAAAGTTCCCGTAACTAATGGATATGAATTGAGTTTAGCATATACACCGGGAGTTGCAGAGCCTTGTAAAGAAATTGCAGCAGAGATTGATAAGGTTTATGACTATACCAATAAAGGCAATATGGTAGCCGTAGTCAGTAATGGTACTGCTGTTTTGGGACTGGGCAACATTGGACCTGAAGCTGCCCTGCCTGTTATGGAGGGAAAGGCAGTTTTATTTAAAACATTTGCTGGAATCGATGCTTTCCCAATTTGTATTCACAGCACCGATGTGGAAGAAGTAGTTGGTATTGTTAAAAATTTAGAACCTACTTTTGGCGGCATTAACCTGGAAGATATAGCTGCACCTAGCTGCTTTGAAATCGAAAGGCGTTTAAAGGAAGAATGCACAATACCAGTTTTTCACGATGACCAACATGGAACTGCCATTGTTGTAGCAGCAGCTATGCTTAACGCAGTTAAACTGGTAAAAAAGGATTTGAAGAAAATCAAGGTAGTTGTTAATGGAGCGGGATCAGCAGGTATTGCCATTACCAAATTACTAATGAAAATTGGCATTCAAAACCCTATCCTTTGTGATCGACAAGGTGCCTTGTATGAAGGCTGCCCAGGCTTAAATACTGCCCAAGGGGAAATGGTTAAAATTACCAACAGAGAAAAAATTCAAGGAACTTTAGCCGAAATTTTGCCCGGAGCAGATGTCTTCGTTGGTGTTTCTGCCGGAAATATCTTAAATGGGGAAATGGTTAAAACAATGGCATCCAACCCTGTGATTCTGGCAATGGCTAACCCAGTGCCGGAAATATTGCCTGACGAGGCCAAAAAAGCAGGAGCTAAAGTTATCGGAACAGGACGTTCTGATTTTCCAAATCAAGTCAATAATTCCCTAGCTTTTCCAGGGGTATTTCGGGGAGCTTTAGATGTTCGAGCTACGGATATCAACGAAGAAATGAAAATAGCTGCTGCCTACGCCATAGCTGGTCTAGTGGATGATCAGGATCTAAAAGAAGATTTCATTATGCCAGATCCTTTTGACCCTCGTATCGCACCAACTGTCGCAGCCAGCGTAGCCAAAGCAGCTATGGACAGCGGGGCAGCTAGAATAAAAGTAGACCCGGAGGAAGTTGCTGCCAAAGTTAAAAAACTAATTTCTTAG
- the addB gene encoding helicase-exonuclease AddAB subunit AddB: MRLQFILGRAGTGKTHICLEELRQELRTRPEGSPLIFLVPEQATFQSEVMLAKTPGLGGMIRAQVFSFHRLAWKVMQEVGGCSRVHLDELGKRMVLRSLIEERKNDLKIFYHAADQPGFVDSLAGALSELKLYCQTPQTLDAVLNSGNLQDQGLLEEKIHDLRVLLAALEEYLAQGYLDPDDYLSLLAEKIHKSALFSGAKIWLDGFTGFTPQEYRVIEQLLLAAEKVKITFCLDDSQFTLQSKEKIEKLAKKSGVEIIPPLILPSQPLRFNQAPELAHVEKYFFSYPIKPLRVEEDVHNIRLIAAANRRGEVEGVAREIRRMCRDEGYALGEIALILRDLDPYQDLILTVFEDYELPVFIDRKKPVKYHPVAELLRSALEVVTSKWQHDPIFRYLKTDLIPLSRAEIDELENYCLAYGLRGKKWFDGKPWRYRRRCAVDEGEQPLSLQEEEKLTRINNSKNKAVRELLLFAKRLSKAKTVREITEALYYLLADLKVQSALEKWALKAEDQGKLEKSKEHTQVWGSILQLFDQMVEALGSQELSLEEYAKILEIGLDSLNLGLIPPGLDQVLVNSMDRSRNPHLRAAFVLGLNDGVLPAKVKNDGLLKDGEREHLAAKGLVLAPDSRQRLLEERFLIYTALTRASQRLWLSYPLADEEGTALRPSIVIGRIKELLPQVKLEECSSEPRDLNTDAFQYITHPQRTLAILAAQLREAKAGETINSLWWEVYNYYAQSSLWREKSHQVLRSLFHTNNQNRIPQKSSSALYGNKLKGSISQLEKFSSCPFAHFLAYGLKLKERAVHKLAAPDLGQIFHAALKNFVEKVDNDALDWRNLSREDCRQIVHQVMAELVPKLQDEILLSSAKYRHLTTKLENTILRTAYVLAEHAKRGQFKPFGLEFAFPGEMLPAVVFELGEGWAMELSGRIDRIDLAQQNGQCYLRIIDYKSGYSQLHLDDIYYGLKLQLLAYLDIILSNLKIEEETDFLPAGMFYFSVQNPLISTSGPLPIEKLEEMLLKEFKLKGYVLAKPEVIKLMDGLINQYSDLIPVGLSQDNNIYTNSSILTLEQFQLLRDHLKVTLKQFGQEILGGKIKMEPYRKGNVSACQFCSYKAVCHFDLLLEDNSYRLLKSADKEEIWSKLTGEGEGENE; this comes from the coding sequence TTGAGACTCCAGTTTATTTTAGGCCGTGCTGGAACGGGAAAAACACATATTTGTTTGGAAGAACTGCGTCAAGAACTGCGCACAAGGCCGGAAGGTTCTCCTTTGATTTTCCTAGTCCCTGAGCAGGCCACATTTCAAAGCGAAGTTATGCTGGCTAAGACTCCTGGTTTAGGAGGGATGATTCGGGCCCAAGTTTTTAGCTTTCATCGATTAGCATGGAAAGTTATGCAGGAAGTTGGAGGCTGTAGTCGTGTTCACCTTGACGAGTTAGGCAAAAGAATGGTTCTCCGCAGTCTAATCGAGGAAAGAAAAAATGACTTAAAAATATTCTATCATGCCGCAGATCAGCCTGGATTTGTTGATAGTTTAGCAGGTGCTTTGTCCGAATTAAAACTTTACTGCCAAACTCCCCAAACTCTTGACGCTGTATTAAACTCTGGAAATTTACAAGACCAAGGATTGTTAGAGGAAAAAATACATGATTTACGGGTACTTCTGGCAGCTCTAGAAGAATACTTAGCCCAGGGCTATCTTGACCCTGATGATTATTTATCTCTCTTAGCAGAAAAAATACATAAATCGGCTTTATTTTCAGGTGCTAAAATTTGGCTAGATGGTTTTACAGGTTTTACGCCTCAAGAGTATCGAGTTATTGAACAGTTGCTGCTTGCGGCAGAAAAAGTTAAAATAACTTTCTGTTTAGACGATTCTCAATTTACTCTGCAGTCTAAAGAAAAAATAGAAAAGTTAGCTAAAAAATCAGGAGTTGAAATTATTCCACCCTTAATACTTCCTAGCCAACCACTGCGATTTAACCAGGCGCCGGAACTAGCCCATGTGGAGAAATATTTTTTTTCCTACCCAATTAAGCCTTTAAGAGTAGAAGAAGATGTTCATAATATCCGCTTAATTGCAGCTGCCAATCGCCGAGGGGAAGTAGAAGGGGTAGCAAGGGAAATTCGCCGCATGTGCAGAGATGAAGGATATGCCTTAGGGGAAATAGCCTTAATCCTTCGAGATTTAGACCCTTACCAAGATTTAATCTTAACTGTTTTTGAAGATTATGAGCTGCCTGTTTTTATTGATCGCAAAAAACCTGTTAAATATCATCCTGTGGCTGAGCTGCTGCGCTCAGCTTTAGAGGTTGTAACGAGTAAATGGCAGCATGACCCAATTTTCAGGTATTTAAAAACTGATTTAATTCCCTTGTCGAGAGCGGAAATTGATGAGTTGGAAAATTATTGTTTGGCCTATGGCTTGCGAGGCAAAAAATGGTTTGATGGTAAACCTTGGCGTTACCGCCGCCGCTGCGCAGTTGATGAAGGGGAACAGCCCCTGTCCCTTCAAGAAGAAGAAAAACTGACTAGAATAAATAATAGTAAAAATAAGGCTGTTCGTGAACTGCTGCTCTTTGCAAAAAGGCTTAGTAAGGCCAAAACTGTACGTGAAATAACAGAGGCTTTATACTACCTTTTAGCCGATTTAAAGGTGCAGAGTGCCTTGGAAAAGTGGGCTCTAAAGGCAGAGGATCAAGGAAAACTGGAAAAATCTAAGGAACATACTCAGGTCTGGGGCAGTATTTTACAGCTTTTCGATCAAATGGTAGAAGCATTAGGGAGTCAGGAGCTTTCTTTGGAGGAATATGCCAAAATTTTAGAAATTGGCTTAGATAGTCTTAATTTAGGTTTAATTCCTCCTGGACTAGATCAAGTACTAGTAAACAGCATGGATCGGTCCCGCAATCCTCATCTCCGAGCAGCTTTTGTCTTAGGTTTAAACGACGGTGTCCTGCCGGCAAAAGTTAAAAATGATGGATTATTGAAAGATGGGGAAAGAGAGCACTTGGCAGCTAAGGGATTGGTTTTAGCTCCAGATAGCCGTCAGCGGCTTTTGGAGGAAAGATTTTTAATCTACACTGCTTTAACCAGAGCTAGCCAGCGTTTGTGGCTCAGCTACCCTCTGGCAGATGAAGAAGGAACTGCTTTACGTCCCTCTATTGTGATAGGACGAATCAAGGAACTGCTGCCCCAAGTAAAATTAGAAGAGTGCAGTTCGGAGCCTCGTGATTTAAATACTGATGCTTTCCAATATATTACTCATCCTCAGCGTACCTTAGCTATTCTGGCAGCTCAGCTGAGAGAAGCTAAGGCAGGGGAAACAATAAACTCCCTTTGGTGGGAAGTCTATAATTACTATGCCCAAAGCAGCCTTTGGCGGGAGAAAAGTCATCAGGTTTTGCGGAGCCTTTTTCATACCAATAATCAAAATAGGATTCCTCAAAAAAGCAGCAGTGCACTTTACGGAAACAAATTAAAAGGCAGCATTTCTCAGCTGGAGAAATTTTCCTCATGCCCCTTTGCTCATTTTTTAGCCTATGGCTTAAAACTAAAAGAGAGGGCAGTCCATAAACTTGCTGCCCCTGATTTAGGGCAAATTTTTCATGCGGCTTTAAAAAATTTTGTGGAGAAGGTTGACAATGATGCACTAGATTGGAGAAATTTAAGCCGGGAAGACTGTCGGCAAATAGTCCACCAAGTTATGGCAGAACTTGTGCCAAAGCTTCAAGATGAAATTCTCTTAAGCAGTGCTAAATATCGTCACTTAACTACTAAGTTGGAAAATACAATTTTACGGACTGCTTATGTTTTAGCTGAACATGCCAAAAGAGGTCAATTTAAGCCCTTTGGTTTGGAATTTGCCTTCCCGGGAGAAATGCTGCCGGCAGTTGTTTTTGAACTGGGAGAAGGCTGGGCCATGGAACTTTCCGGTCGGATTGACCGCATTGACTTAGCACAGCAGAACGGACAATGTTATTTAAGAATCATTGATTACAAATCTGGTTATTCCCAGCTCCATTTGGACGATATTTATTATGGATTAAAGCTGCAGCTTTTGGCTTATTTAGACATTATCTTAAGCAATTTAAAAATAGAGGAAGAAACAGACTTTTTGCCTGCCGGAATGTTTTATTTTAGCGTTCAGAACCCTCTTATCAGTACTTCAGGCCCTCTGCCGATTGAAAAGCTGGAAGAAATGCTGCTGAAGGAATTTAAGCTGAAAGGTTATGTTTTAGCTAAACCGGAAGTAATTAAGCTAATGGATGGCCTAATTAATCAGTATTCAGATTTAATTCCAGTTGGTTTAAGCCAGGATAATAACATTTATACAAATTCATCTATTCTTACCTTAGAGCAGTTTCAACTTCTGAGGGACCATCTGAAAGTTACTTTAAAACAATTTGGCCAAGAAATATTAGGGGGCAAAATCAAAATGGAGCCTTACCGCAAAGGCAATGTTTCTGCTTGCCAATTTTGCAGCTATAAAGCAGTTTGCCATTTTGATTTGCTTTTGGAGGATAATTCCTACCGTTTACTGAAATCGGCAGATAAAGAAGAAATTTGGTCAAAACTTACGGGAGAGGGGGAAGGTGAAAATGAGTGA
- the addA gene encoding helicase-exonuclease AddAB subunit AddA: MSERNWTKEQLEAICHRGSNLLVAAAAGSGKTAVLVERIIRLISQGPKPLNVDSLLVVTFTNAAAAEMRERIGQAIVVSLNKHPESAHLEKQLLLLNRAHITTLHSFCLELVRQNFYQLDLEPNFRIADEIEASLLRLEVLEEIMEKYYAEDEDGQFALLASCYGGERGDEGLQSMVLSLDDFLKSLPWPEKWLEQNVNCFKIDENMEFDELIWVKSIKKDITLKLTEAQGLLKSALKLTVKPGGPANYEASLKDDLVLVAELQSAAALKWGKMYEAFSSVTFKSLKRCGKDVDEGLKEQTKNLRNKAKKIIEDLRKNFFTREPQSLCQDLIDIEPLLQTLKQVVIDFQNLYGQKKRERLLVDFNDLEHYTLQLLLDPTSTVENIVPSKLALELRQQFAEILVDEYQDINGVQEAILQLICCQEAESNLFLVGDVKQSIYRFRQAEPGLFLQKYHEFILQENCARRIDLAKNFRSRREIVDGTNFIFRQIMTKEVGEMAYTSEAELVYGANYPEQEGNGSPGAIEVHLIDRKSPEISTNSEETRPDNEAEELDSIQLEARAVGNRIKEMIGKQEFAVYDQGLKDYRPLTYRDIVILLRSTQNKANIFAEEFRQLGIPVYAELGTGYLEAAEVATVLSLLKIIDNPRQDIPLTAVLRSPIGNFTAEELVEIRVSAKNEDFFTAVELKAQDTDPLGLKLHDFLAKLDLWRTFARQNTLADLIWNIYRTTNYYDYVGGMPGGAQRQANLKALYDRALQYEKTSFRGLFRFLRFIERLQERGKDLGAAGALGENEDVVRIMSIHKSKGLEFPVVIVANLGKEFNLQDLNKDLLLHKELGFGPAFVDPQLRIKYPTLARQSIAARLRMELLAEELRIFYVAMTRAKEKLLLFGSVADLSKALETWSQEIPAEGWALPEVKLATAKKCLDWLVPALMRHSNGDVLRQLAASQGPMTQECSQDPSCWKIVVWNRQDCGASAVPRTLDSKWEQIKDLKPLAIDNKHGEQIARCLDWVYPKEYAKIPAKLTVSDLKERLAAQKAAALDEEKIVFQDRPKFLQESKKLTGAERGTALHLLLQHLNKRLPFAEEKLPEFLAELQIKEILTKEQAAALNCRQIAMFYASPLGQRLQAAPQVQVEVPFSLMLPGAELYPELKESSETILLQGVIDCLWEENGEIVIVDYKTDWVVEAELDKLVTKYRIQLNAYARAVETIWRKKVKQKYLYFFELNKAVEI; encoded by the coding sequence ATGAGTGAGAGAAATTGGACAAAAGAACAGCTGGAAGCCATTTGCCATCGGGGAAGCAATTTACTAGTTGCTGCTGCCGCCGGTTCAGGGAAAACGGCTGTTCTGGTGGAAAGAATAATCCGCCTTATTAGCCAGGGACCTAAACCCTTAAACGTAGATAGTTTGCTGGTCGTTACTTTTACCAATGCAGCTGCTGCAGAAATGCGGGAGAGAATTGGACAAGCTATTGTGGTATCTTTAAATAAACATCCAGAGTCAGCTCACTTGGAAAAACAGCTGCTACTGTTAAACCGAGCTCACATTACAACCCTTCATTCCTTTTGCCTAGAGCTAGTGCGGCAGAATTTTTACCAGCTGGATTTGGAGCCAAATTTCCGAATTGCAGATGAAATAGAAGCTTCCTTACTGCGTTTAGAAGTATTAGAAGAAATAATGGAAAAATACTATGCTGAAGATGAGGATGGTCAATTTGCTCTGCTGGCTTCCTGCTACGGCGGGGAGCGGGGAGATGAAGGACTGCAAAGTATGGTTCTGAGTTTAGATGATTTTCTTAAGAGCTTGCCTTGGCCGGAAAAATGGCTGGAGCAAAATGTAAACTGCTTTAAAATCGACGAAAATATGGAATTTGATGAACTAATTTGGGTAAAAAGCATAAAAAAAGATATTACATTAAAACTTACCGAAGCACAAGGACTGTTGAAATCAGCATTAAAGCTGACGGTTAAACCCGGCGGGCCTGCTAATTACGAAGCCAGCCTGAAAGATGATTTAGTTTTAGTGGCAGAATTACAGTCTGCTGCGGCTTTAAAGTGGGGAAAAATGTATGAAGCTTTTTCTAGTGTAACTTTTAAAAGTTTAAAACGCTGCGGCAAAGATGTGGATGAGGGCTTAAAGGAACAGACTAAAAATTTACGCAATAAAGCCAAAAAAATTATTGAGGATTTAAGGAAGAACTTTTTTACCCGAGAACCCCAGTCCTTGTGTCAGGATTTAATTGACATTGAACCTTTACTCCAAACCTTAAAGCAAGTAGTCATAGATTTTCAAAATTTATATGGCCAAAAAAAACGGGAACGCCTGCTAGTGGACTTTAATGATTTGGAACATTATACTTTACAGCTTTTGCTGGACCCAACTTCGACAGTGGAAAACATTGTTCCCTCAAAGTTAGCTTTAGAACTTAGACAGCAATTTGCGGAAATACTTGTCGATGAATACCAGGATATTAACGGTGTCCAAGAAGCTATTCTACAGTTAATCTGCTGTCAGGAAGCAGAGTCGAATTTGTTTTTAGTAGGCGATGTTAAACAAAGCATCTACCGTTTTCGCCAGGCAGAGCCAGGGCTTTTTTTGCAAAAATATCATGAATTTATTTTACAAGAGAACTGCGCCCGGCGCATTGATTTAGCTAAAAATTTCCGCAGCCGTCGGGAAATAGTTGATGGCACAAACTTTATCTTTCGGCAAATTATGACGAAAGAAGTAGGGGAAATGGCCTATACATCAGAAGCTGAATTAGTTTATGGTGCCAACTACCCTGAACAGGAAGGGAATGGTTCACCCGGTGCCATTGAAGTCCATTTAATTGACCGCAAAAGTCCAGAGATTAGTACGAACTCGGAAGAAACCAGGCCAGATAACGAAGCAGAGGAATTAGACAGCATTCAGTTAGAAGCTAGGGCAGTAGGCAATAGGATTAAAGAAATGATTGGTAAACAGGAATTTGCTGTTTATGACCAAGGGCTTAAAGATTATCGCCCTTTAACTTATCGTGATATTGTAATTCTCCTGCGCTCCACCCAAAACAAAGCAAATATCTTCGCAGAAGAATTTCGTCAGCTGGGAATACCAGTTTATGCAGAACTTGGAACAGGCTATTTAGAGGCAGCAGAAGTAGCTACAGTATTGTCCTTGCTTAAAATCATTGATAATCCAAGACAGGATATTCCTTTAACAGCCGTACTCCGCTCCCCTATAGGTAACTTTACAGCTGAGGAGCTGGTAGAAATCCGGGTCAGTGCAAAAAATGAGGATTTTTTTACAGCAGTAGAGCTTAAGGCACAGGACACTGACCCCTTAGGTCTAAAATTGCACGATTTTTTGGCAAAGTTAGATCTTTGGAGGACTTTCGCACGGCAAAATACCCTGGCAGACTTAATTTGGAATATATACCGAACCACAAACTATTATGACTATGTAGGAGGAATGCCGGGAGGTGCTCAGCGTCAGGCTAATTTAAAAGCTTTATATGACCGGGCACTGCAATATGAAAAAACATCTTTTCGCGGCTTATTTCGTTTTTTGCGCTTTATTGAGCGGCTCCAGGAAAGAGGGAAAGATTTAGGAGCTGCCGGTGCTTTGGGAGAAAATGAAGATGTAGTCCGGATTATGAGTATTCATAAAAGTAAAGGCCTAGAATTTCCCGTAGTTATAGTTGCTAATTTAGGCAAGGAATTTAATCTGCAGGATTTAAACAAAGATCTGCTGCTTCATAAGGAATTAGGTTTTGGACCTGCTTTTGTTGACCCTCAGCTGCGGATTAAATACCCTACTTTAGCCAGACAATCTATTGCCGCTAGACTTAGAATGGAATTATTGGCCGAAGAACTGCGCATTTTCTATGTAGCCATGACTAGAGCAAAAGAAAAACTCCTTTTATTTGGTTCAGTTGCTGATTTAAGTAAAGCACTGGAAACTTGGAGCCAAGAAATACCGGCAGAAGGCTGGGCATTGCCTGAGGTTAAATTAGCTACTGCTAAAAAGTGCTTAGATTGGCTGGTGCCTGCCTTAATGAGACACTCTAATGGTGATGTTTTGCGCCAATTGGCAGCTTCTCAAGGTCCAATGACCCAGGAATGTAGTCAAGACCCATCCTGTTGGAAAATTGTTGTCTGGAATCGACAGGACTGTGGGGCTAGTGCAGTGCCAAGAACGCTAGACTCTAAATGGGAACAGATAAAAGATTTAAAACCTTTGGCTATAGACAATAAACATGGAGAGCAAATTGCCAGGTGCTTAGATTGGGTTTACCCCAAAGAGTATGCCAAAATCCCTGCTAAGCTTACGGTATCCGATTTAAAAGAACGCCTTGCTGCACAAAAGGCAGCTGCATTAGATGAGGAAAAAATAGTTTTCCAAGATAGGCCTAAATTTTTGCAGGAAAGCAAGAAACTAACTGGGGCAGAACGAGGGACAGCATTGCATTTACTCCTTCAGCATCTAAACAAAAGACTTCCCTTTGCAGAGGAAAAATTGCCAGAATTCTTAGCTGAATTGCAGATTAAGGAAATACTGACTAAAGAACAAGCAGCAGCATTAAACTGCCGGCAAATAGCAATGTTTTATGCTTCCCCCTTAGGGCAAAGATTACAAGCTGCCCCACAAGTCCAGGTAGAAGTACCATTTAGTTTAATGCTTCCTGGAGCAGAACTATATCCAGAACTGAAGGAAAGCAGCGAAACTATATTGCTGCAAGGAGTTATTGACTGCCTCTGGGAAGAAAATGGGGAAATAGTAATTGTAGATTACAAAACTGATTGGGTAGTTGAAGCAGAGCTGGACAAACTAGTCACCAAATATCGAATTCAGCTCAACGCTTACGCCAGAGCCGTGGAAACAATTTGGCGGAAAAAAGTCAAACAAAAGTACCTTTACTTTTTTGAACTAAACAAAGCAGTAGAAATTTAA
- a CDS encoding flavodoxin domain-containing protein produces the protein MPAVQILENIYWVGAVDWNLRYFHGPTLSAHKGTSYNAYLVMDEKIALFDTVYKPFTEDFISNIKAVVDPAEIDYIIVNHIEPDHSGAFPTMLKLCPKAKIFCTQKAMEGLIKLYNVTADFNIVKSGDELALGKRTIKFLEAPMLHWPDSMFSYLEQDELLISNDAFGQHLASSALFDDQVNEGELMEEAAKYYANILGPFSPLVLKKLEEVQKMHLKIKMIAPSHGVIWRSNPNKIIEAYLKWAKGESQNKAIIVYDTMWESTEKMAKAILRGLASQDVAVRLYKASISDSNDIMTQVWDAKALLVGSSTINNGFLPVLAPFLEEVKALKPRNKIGVAFGSYGWGGGAVKSVAEYLTAGGIKIAAENMQIKWAPSDEELAKCYALGQELGKKIREME, from the coding sequence TTGCCAGCAGTACAAATTCTCGAGAACATTTACTGGGTAGGAGCCGTTGATTGGAATTTGCGTTATTTCCACGGACCTACATTAAGCGCTCATAAAGGAACTAGTTATAACGCCTACCTGGTGATGGATGAGAAAATTGCCTTGTTTGATACTGTCTATAAACCATTTACAGAGGATTTTATCAGCAATATTAAGGCTGTAGTGGATCCTGCCGAAATAGATTACATAATAGTCAATCATATTGAACCTGACCACTCCGGAGCCTTCCCTACAATGCTTAAACTCTGTCCCAAAGCTAAAATTTTCTGTACTCAAAAGGCAATGGAAGGTTTAATTAAGCTTTATAACGTCACTGCTGATTTTAATATTGTCAAAAGCGGCGATGAACTTGCTTTAGGAAAAAGAACTATTAAGTTTTTAGAAGCACCTATGCTCCATTGGCCTGATAGCATGTTCTCTTATTTAGAACAAGATGAACTGTTAATTTCTAACGATGCCTTTGGACAGCATTTAGCTTCCTCTGCTCTCTTCGACGATCAAGTTAATGAAGGAGAACTAATGGAAGAAGCAGCTAAATACTATGCTAATATTTTAGGGCCTTTCAGTCCTTTGGTTCTTAAGAAATTAGAAGAAGTCCAAAAAATGCATTTAAAAATTAAGATGATTGCACCTTCCCATGGTGTTATTTGGCGCTCTAACCCCAATAAAATTATTGAAGCTTACTTAAAGTGGGCTAAAGGGGAAAGCCAAAATAAAGCAATTATTGTTTACGACACTATGTGGGAAAGTACAGAGAAAATGGCTAAAGCCATTTTACGCGGCTTAGCCAGCCAAGATGTAGCTGTCCGCTTATATAAAGCATCTATTAGTGATTCCAATGATATTATGACCCAAGTTTGGGACGCTAAAGCTTTACTAGTGGGCTCTTCTACAATAAATAATGGCTTTTTGCCGGTGCTAGCGCCTTTCTTAGAAGAAGTTAAAGCATTAAAGCCAAGAAATAAAATTGGTGTTGCTTTTGGTTCTTACGGCTGGGGAGGCGGAGCTGTCAAATCTGTTGCCGAGTATTTGACTGCTGGGGGAATTAAAATCGCAGCAGAAAATATGCAGATTAAGTGGGCTCCTTCTGACGAAGAATTGGCTAAGTGCTATGCTTTAGGGCAGGAGTTAGGGAAGAAGATTAGGGAAATGGAATAA
- a CDS encoding CooT family nickel-binding protein: protein MCEANAYLKKGDTEELILEQVDEVQPFEKGILLRNIFGEQKILNAKIKSLALVNHKIILEEIPKA from the coding sequence ATGTGTGAAGCTAATGCTTACCTAAAAAAAGGAGATACAGAAGAGCTGATTTTAGAACAAGTTGACGAAGTACAGCCTTTTGAAAAAGGCATCCTGCTGCGCAACATTTTTGGTGAGCAAAAAATTCTCAACGCAAAAATTAAATCTTTGGCTTTGGTTAACCATAAAATTATTCTTGAGGAAATACCCAAGGCCTAA